From Peptoanaerobacter stomatis, one genomic window encodes:
- a CDS encoding formate/nitrite transporter family protein has translation MLSAKEVAEQYIELGEKKSGYPLYKMIGLAILAGIFIALASVASNTVSATVESGSIAKLLAGLVFPGGLIMVLCCGTELFTGDCLLVISLLKKKISLFRMLRCWFFVYIGNLIGSVIIAGLINMSGQLSFFNNELALTTIKVAVKKVSYTFSQGLAMGILCNILVCTAVIMAFSGKTLSDKVLGTFFPILLFILSGFEHCVANMYYIPSGMMALSNSEYVKMAVEHNIHIEKLNIGSFFINNLLPVTIGNIIGGSIFIGAFYWFLYLREKH, from the coding sequence ATGTTATCAGCAAAAGAAGTAGCAGAGCAGTACATAGAATTGGGAGAAAAAAAATCCGGCTATCCCTTATATAAGATGATAGGTCTTGCTATACTTGCCGGAATATTTATAGCACTTGCATCAGTTGCATCAAATACCGTATCGGCTACTGTAGAAAGCGGCTCTATAGCAAAATTGCTTGCAGGTCTTGTTTTCCCCGGTGGGCTCATTATGGTGCTTTGCTGTGGAACTGAACTTTTTACAGGAGATTGTCTTTTAGTAATATCTCTACTTAAGAAAAAAATTAGTTTATTTAGAATGTTAAGATGCTGGTTTTTTGTATATATAGGCAATTTAATAGGCTCAGTTATTATTGCAGGACTTATCAATATGTCCGGACAACTTTCATTTTTTAATAATGAATTGGCACTTACAACTATAAAAGTAGCCGTAAAAAAAGTATCTTATACATTTTCTCAAGGCTTGGCTATGGGTATACTATGTAATATCCTCGTTTGCACAGCTGTAATAATGGCATTTTCAGGTAAAACTTTAAGCGATAAGGTGTTGGGTACATTTTTCCCTATACTGTTATTCATATTATCAGGATTTGAACACTGTGTAGCAAATATGTATTATATTCCGTCAGGAATGATGGCACTTTCTAACAGTGAATATGTAAAAATGGCTGTTGAGCACAATATACACATAGAAAAATTAAATATAGGCTCATTTTTTATAAACAATTTACTTCCTGTTACAATAGGCAATATAATAGGCGGAAGTATATTTATAGGTGCATTTTAC